In Citrobacter sp. RHB25-C09, the following proteins share a genomic window:
- the ybfE gene encoding LexA regulated protein, whose amino-acid sequence MAKEQTDRTTLDLFAHERRPGRPKTNPLSRDEQLRINKRNQLKRDKVRGLKRVELKLNAEAVDALNELAESRNISRSELIEEMLMSQLAALRSQTQG is encoded by the coding sequence ATGGCCAAAGAACAAACGGACCGTACGACATTAGATCTGTTCGCGCACGAGCGTCGTCCGGGAAGACCCAAAACCAATCCGCTTTCGCGCGATGAACAGCTGCGCATTAATAAGCGTAACCAGCTAAAACGCGACAAAGTTCGTGGCCTTAAGCGTGTCGAACTTAAGCTCAACGCGGAAGCCGTTGACGCCTTAAACGAACTGGCAGAATCCCGTAACATAAGTCGCAGCGAGCTGATTGAAGAAATGCTGATGTCCCAACTGGCAGCCTTGCGCAGTCAGACTCAGGGCTAG
- the fldA gene encoding flavodoxin FldA, with translation MAITGIFFGSDTGNTENIAKMIQKQLGKDVADVHDIAKSSKEDLEGYDILLLGIPTWYYGEAQCDWDDFFPTLEEVDFNGKLVALFGCGDQEDYAEYFCDALGTIRDIIEPRGATIVGHWPTAGYHFEASKGLADDDHFVGLAIDEDRQPELTAERVEKWVKQISEELHLDEIINA, from the coding sequence ATGGCAATCACTGGCATCTTTTTCGGCAGCGACACCGGGAATACCGAAAATATCGCAAAAATGATTCAGAAACAGCTTGGTAAAGACGTTGCTGATGTTCATGACATTGCTAAAAGCAGCAAAGAAGACCTGGAAGGGTATGACATTCTGCTGCTCGGCATCCCAACCTGGTACTACGGCGAAGCGCAATGCGACTGGGATGACTTCTTTCCGACCCTCGAAGAAGTTGATTTCAATGGCAAACTGGTGGCTCTTTTCGGCTGTGGCGACCAGGAAGATTATGCAGAATACTTCTGCGACGCGTTAGGAACTATTCGCGACATCATTGAGCCGCGCGGCGCAACCATCGTGGGTCACTGGCCGACGGCGGGTTACCACTTCGAAGCGTCTAAAGGTCTGGCAGATGACGACCATTTTGTCGGTCTGGCCATTGATGAAGATCGCCAGCCGGAGTTGACCGCTGAGCGCGTGGAAAAATGGGTAAAACAGATTTCCGAAGAATTGCATCTCGACGAAATTATTAACGCCTGA
- the chiP gene encoding chitoporin: MRTFSGKRSALALAIAGITALSGLVVAPAAQAEGFIDDSTLTGGIYYWQRERDRKDVTDGDKYKTNLSHATWNANLDFQSGYAADMFGLDVAAFTAIEMAENGDSGHPNEIAFSKKNKGYDEDYSGDKSGISLYKAAAKFKYGPAWARAGYIQPTGQTLLAPHWSFMPGTYQGAEAGANFDYGDAGALSFSYMWTNEYKSPWHIEMDKFYQGDRTTKVDYLHSIGAKYDFKNDLVLEAAFGQSEGYVDQYFAKASYKFDLAGNPFSTSYQFYGARDKVDNRTASDIYDGTAWLQALTFGYKVAEVVDLRLEGTWVKAEGQQGFFLQRMTPTYSSSNGRLDIWWDNRSDFNANGEKAVFFGAMYDLKNWNLPGWAVGASYVYAWDAKPSTWQSNPDAYYDKNRTIEESSYSLDAVYTLQDGRAKGTMFKLHFTEYDNHSNIPSWGGGYGNIFQDERDVKFIVIAPFTIF, from the coding sequence ATGCGTACGTTTAGTGGCAAACGTAGTGCGCTGGCGTTGGCTATCGCCGGTATCACAGCACTGTCGGGTCTGGTTGTTGCTCCTGCTGCACAGGCCGAAGGCTTTATCGATGATTCAACCCTGACCGGCGGCATCTATTACTGGCAGCGTGAGCGTGACCGTAAAGATGTGACCGACGGCGACAAATACAAAACCAATCTTTCTCACGCCACCTGGAACGCCAACCTGGATTTCCAGTCCGGCTATGCGGCTGATATGTTCGGCCTGGATGTTGCGGCCTTCACTGCCATCGAAATGGCAGAAAACGGCGATAGCGGCCATCCAAACGAAATTGCATTCTCGAAAAAGAACAAAGGCTATGACGAAGATTATTCCGGCGACAAGAGCGGAATCAGTCTCTATAAAGCGGCTGCGAAATTTAAATATGGCCCGGCCTGGGCGCGCGCTGGCTATATTCAGCCTACCGGACAAACGCTGTTAGCGCCGCACTGGAGCTTTATGCCTGGGACCTATCAGGGTGCGGAAGCGGGCGCAAACTTCGACTATGGTGATGCCGGCGCACTGAGCTTCTCCTACATGTGGACCAACGAATATAAGTCCCCGTGGCATATCGAGATGGATAAGTTCTACCAGGGCGACAGAACCACAAAGGTGGATTACCTGCACTCCATCGGCGCGAAATATGACTTTAAAAATGACTTAGTGCTGGAAGCAGCATTTGGTCAGTCTGAAGGCTATGTCGATCAGTACTTTGCGAAAGCCAGCTACAAGTTTGATTTAGCCGGTAACCCATTCTCCACCAGCTACCAGTTCTACGGCGCGCGCGATAAGGTTGATAACCGTACTGCAAGCGATATCTATGATGGTACGGCCTGGCTGCAGGCGTTGACCTTCGGCTACAAAGTGGCTGAAGTGGTTGATCTGCGTCTGGAAGGCACCTGGGTGAAAGCGGAAGGGCAGCAGGGTTTCTTCCTGCAACGTATGACCCCGACTTACTCCTCCTCAAACGGTCGTCTGGACATCTGGTGGGATAACCGCTCAGACTTCAACGCCAACGGCGAAAAAGCGGTCTTCTTCGGCGCGATGTATGATCTGAAAAACTGGAACCTGCCGGGTTGGGCTGTCGGTGCATCCTATGTTTACGCCTGGGACGCTAAACCGTCTACCTGGCAGAGCAATCCAGATGCGTACTACGATAAAAACCGTACGATTGAAGAATCTTCTTACAGTCTGGATGCGGTCTACACCCTGCAGGATGGTCGTGCGAAAGGCACCATGTTTAAACTGCACTTCACCGAGTACGACAACCACTCCAATATTCCAAGCTGGGGCGGCGGCTACGGCAACATCTTCCAGGATGAGCGCGACGTGAAATTCATCGTGATTGCCCCGTTCACCATCTTCTAA
- the speFL gene encoding leader peptide SpeFL, with the protein MENNIRTMPHIRRTTHIMMFAHRNSFDFHFFNAR; encoded by the coding sequence ATGGAAAATAATATCCGTACAATGCCTCACATTAGGCGGACAACGCATATTATGATGTTTGCCCACCGTAACAGCTTCGACTTTCATTTCTTTAATGCCCGGTAG
- the ybfF gene encoding esterase has translation MKLNIRAQSAQNLHNNSPIVLVHGLFGSLDNLGVLARDLVNDHDVIQVDMRNHGLSPRDPQMNYAVMAQDLLDTLDAQQIDKATFIGHSMGGKAVMALTALAPERVDKLVAIDIAPVDYPVRRHDEIFTAINAVTASEAQTRQQAAVVMREHLNEEGVIQFLLKSWADGEWRFNVPVLWEQYPHIVGWETIPAWDHPALFIPGGNSPYVTEAYRADLLAQFPQARAHVIAGAGHWVHAEKPEAVLRAIRRYLNDTAN, from the coding sequence ATGAAATTGAATATCCGAGCGCAATCTGCACAAAACCTGCACAATAATTCTCCCATCGTCCTGGTTCACGGTCTGTTTGGCAGTCTGGATAATCTCGGCGTCCTGGCGCGCGACCTGGTAAACGACCACGATGTTATTCAGGTCGACATGCGCAACCACGGCCTGTCGCCCCGCGATCCGCAAATGAACTACGCGGTTATGGCGCAGGATCTGCTGGATACGCTGGATGCCCAGCAGATCGACAAAGCCACCTTTATTGGTCACTCAATGGGTGGCAAAGCGGTAATGGCGCTGACCGCATTAGCACCGGAGCGAGTCGATAAGTTAGTGGCAATCGATATTGCGCCGGTGGATTACCCTGTCCGCCGCCACGATGAAATTTTCACGGCCATCAACGCGGTAACGGCATCGGAGGCGCAAACCCGGCAGCAGGCGGCTGTGGTGATGCGCGAGCATCTTAACGAAGAAGGGGTGATTCAGTTTTTGCTGAAATCCTGGGCTGACGGCGAGTGGCGCTTTAACGTTCCGGTGCTGTGGGAGCAATACCCGCATATCGTCGGCTGGGAGACAATCCCGGCCTGGGACCACCCGGCGCTGTTTATTCCCGGCGGCAACTCCCCTTATGTCACCGAAGCGTATCGCGCCGACCTGCTCGCCCAGTTTCCGCAGGCGCGAGCCCACGTGATTGCCGGTGCGGGTCACTGGGTACATGCAGAAAAGCCCGAGGCTGTCCTGCGCGCCATCCGTCGTTATCTGAACGACACGGCGAACTGA
- the kdpE gene encoding two-component system response regulator KdpE, protein MTNVLIVEDEQAIRRFLRAALEGDGLRVHEADTLQRGLLEAATRKPDLIILDLGLPDGDGLDFIRDLRQWSAVPVIVLSARSEESDKIAALDAGADDYLSKPFGIGELQARLRVALRRHSATASPDPIFRFADVQVDLAAHRIQRDGNDVHLTPIEFRLLAVMLNNAGKVLTQRQLLSQVWGPNAVEHSHYLRIYMGHLRQKLEHDPARPRHFITETGIGYRFMP, encoded by the coding sequence GTGACAAACGTTCTGATTGTTGAGGATGAACAGGCTATTCGTCGCTTTCTGCGCGCCGCGCTGGAAGGTGATGGGCTACGCGTACACGAAGCCGACACACTGCAGCGCGGTCTGCTGGAAGCGGCAACGCGCAAACCCGATCTCATTATTCTCGATCTGGGTCTTCCGGACGGTGACGGTCTTGATTTTATTCGCGACCTGCGTCAGTGGAGCGCGGTTCCGGTAATTGTGCTATCTGCCCGCAGCGAAGAGAGCGATAAGATCGCCGCACTCGACGCAGGGGCCGATGACTATCTGAGCAAACCGTTTGGCATTGGTGAACTGCAGGCGCGTCTGCGGGTGGCCCTGCGGCGTCACTCGGCGACCGCCTCCCCCGACCCCATTTTTCGCTTTGCTGATGTGCAGGTGGATCTTGCCGCGCACCGCATTCAGCGCGACGGTAATGACGTTCATCTGACGCCCATTGAGTTTCGCCTACTGGCGGTGATGCTCAATAATGCCGGGAAAGTCCTCACCCAACGGCAGCTGTTAAGCCAGGTGTGGGGACCCAATGCGGTCGAACACAGTCACTATTTGCGTATTTATATGGGGCATCTTCGCCAGAAGCTGGAGCACGATCCCGCGCGGCCCCGCCATTTCATTACGGAAACCGGCATAGGTTATCGATTCATGCCGTGA
- the potE gene encoding putrescine-ornithine antiporter yields MSKAKSNKMGVMQLTILTMVNMMGSGIIMLPTKLAEVGTISIISWLVTAIGSMALAWAFAKCGMFSRKSGGMGGYAEYAFGKSGNFMANYTYGVSLLIANVAIAISAVGYGTELFGATLSPVQIGLATIGVLWICTVANFGGARITGQISSITVWGVIIPVVGLCIIGWFWFSPTLYANSWNPHHVPFFTAVGSSIAMTLWAFLGLESACANAEVVENPEKNVPIAVLGGTLGAAVIYIVSTNVIAGIVPNMDLANSTAPFGLAFAQMFTPEVGKVIMALMIMSCCGSLLGWQFTIAQVFKSSADEGYFPKIFSRVTKVDAPVQGMLTIVVIQSGLSLMTISPSLNSQSNVLVNLAVVTNIIPYILSMAALVIIQRVANVPPSKAKMANFVAFIGAMYSFYALYSSGEEAMLYGSIVTFLGWTLYGLVSPRFELKNKHG; encoded by the coding sequence ATGAGTAAGGCCAAATCCAATAAAATGGGCGTGATGCAGCTCACCATCCTGACGATGGTCAATATGATGGGCTCCGGTATCATCATGCTCCCGACCAAACTGGCAGAAGTCGGTACGATTTCGATTATCTCCTGGCTGGTGACCGCAATAGGTTCGATGGCGCTGGCCTGGGCCTTTGCCAAATGCGGTATGTTTAGCCGTAAGTCTGGCGGAATGGGCGGTTATGCGGAGTACGCGTTCGGTAAGTCCGGCAACTTTATGGCGAACTACACCTACGGGGTGTCGCTGCTGATTGCCAACGTCGCTATCGCGATTTCTGCGGTGGGCTACGGTACCGAGCTTTTTGGTGCCACCCTCTCCCCAGTGCAAATCGGCCTCGCCACCATTGGTGTGCTGTGGATCTGTACGGTCGCTAACTTCGGTGGCGCACGTATCACCGGGCAGATCAGTAGCATCACCGTCTGGGGCGTGATCATTCCGGTTGTCGGTCTGTGCATCATCGGCTGGTTCTGGTTCAGCCCAACGCTGTACGCCAACTCCTGGAACCCGCATCATGTGCCGTTCTTTACTGCGGTTGGTTCATCTATTGCGATGACGCTGTGGGCATTCCTCGGTCTGGAATCTGCGTGTGCTAACGCCGAAGTCGTGGAAAACCCAGAAAAGAATGTACCGATTGCGGTACTGGGCGGAACGCTGGGCGCGGCGGTGATCTACATCGTCTCGACTAACGTGATTGCCGGGATTGTACCAAACATGGATCTGGCAAACTCTACCGCACCGTTTGGTCTGGCGTTTGCGCAGATGTTCACCCCGGAAGTGGGTAAAGTGATCATGGCGCTGATGATTATGTCCTGCTGCGGTTCACTGCTGGGCTGGCAGTTCACCATTGCGCAGGTGTTTAAATCCTCTGCGGACGAAGGTTACTTCCCGAAAATCTTCTCTCGCGTTACAAAAGTGGATGCTCCGGTACAGGGGATGCTGACCATCGTTGTGATTCAGAGTGGTTTGTCGCTGATGACCATCAGCCCGTCGCTGAACAGTCAGTCTAACGTGCTGGTAAACCTGGCCGTGGTGACCAATATCATTCCGTACATTCTGTCGATGGCGGCGCTGGTGATTATTCAGCGCGTCGCGAACGTTCCCCCTTCAAAAGCGAAGATGGCGAACTTCGTGGCGTTTATTGGTGCGATGTACAGCTTCTATGCGCTCTACTCTTCCGGCGAAGAAGCGATGCTGTATGGCTCTATCGTGACCTTCCTCGGCTGGACGCTGTACGGCCTGGTATCTCCACGCTTTGAGCTGAAGAATAAGCACGGTTGA
- the chiQ gene encoding ChiQ/YbfN family lipoprotein — translation MKKLLLVAAMASGLVACAPSTAPKEDSRLKEAYSACINTAQGSPEKIEACQSVLNVLRKEKQHQAFANQESVRVLDYQQCIQAAHSGNGQAVNADCDKIWNEIRTKNSAQ, via the coding sequence ATGAAAAAACTGTTACTCGTCGCCGCGATGGCATCCGGACTGGTGGCCTGCGCTCCTTCTACCGCACCGAAAGAAGACAGTCGTTTGAAAGAAGCGTACAGCGCCTGTATCAACACGGCGCAGGGTTCACCAGAGAAAATTGAAGCCTGCCAGAGCGTGTTAAACGTACTGAGGAAAGAGAAACAGCATCAGGCGTTTGCCAACCAGGAAAGCGTGCGCGTACTGGATTACCAGCAATGTATTCAGGCTGCGCATAGCGGAAACGGTCAGGCAGTTAACGCTGATTGCGATAAAATCTGGAATGAAATTCGTACCAAAAACAGCGCGCAGTAA
- the seqA gene encoding replication initiation negative regulator SeqA yields MKTIEVDDELYSYIASHTKHIGESASEILRRMLKFSAASQPVASAAKEVRAQQPVAVEAKPVNPVKDKVRAMREMLLSDEYAEQKRAVNRFMLVLSTLYSLDPHAFADATESLHGRTRVYFAADEQTLLKNGNQTKPKHVPGTPYWVITNTNTGRKCSMIEHIMQSMQFPTELIEKVCGTI; encoded by the coding sequence ATGAAAACGATTGAAGTCGATGATGAACTCTATAGCTATATTGCCAGCCACACCAAGCATATCGGCGAGAGCGCATCCGAAATTTTACGGCGCATGTTGAAGTTTTCCGCCGCATCACAGCCTGTCGCCTCAGCGGCAAAAGAGGTTCGCGCGCAGCAACCTGTGGCTGTGGAAGCGAAACCCGTCAATCCTGTAAAGGATAAAGTGCGCGCCATGCGTGAAATGCTTCTGTCTGACGAATACGCAGAACAGAAGAGAGCGGTCAATCGCTTCATGCTGGTACTGTCTACACTTTATTCACTGGATCCGCACGCCTTTGCCGATGCAACGGAATCGTTGCATGGCAGAACGCGCGTCTATTTTGCGGCGGACGAACAGACGCTGCTGAAAAATGGTAATCAGACCAAACCGAAACACGTACCCGGTACGCCGTATTGGGTGATTACCAACACCAACACTGGCCGTAAATGCAGCATGATTGAACACATCATGCAGTCAATGCAATTCCCGACGGAATTGATTGAGAAGGTTTGCGGAACAATTTAA
- the fur gene encoding ferric iron uptake transcriptional regulator, protein MTDNNTALKKAGLKVTLPRLKILEVLQGPENHHVSAEDLYKRLIDMGEEIGLATVYRVLNQFDDAGIVTRHNFEGGKSVFELTQQHHHDHLICLDCGKVIEFSDDSIEARQREIASKHGIRLTNHSLYLYGHCAEGDCREDEQAHNAK, encoded by the coding sequence ATGACTGACAACAATACCGCATTAAAGAAGGCTGGCCTGAAAGTAACGCTTCCACGTTTGAAAATTTTGGAAGTTCTTCAGGGCCCGGAAAACCATCACGTCAGTGCGGAAGATTTATACAAACGACTGATCGACATGGGTGAAGAAATTGGTCTGGCGACCGTTTATCGCGTGCTGAACCAGTTTGATGACGCCGGTATCGTAACCCGCCACAATTTTGAAGGCGGCAAATCCGTTTTTGAACTGACGCAGCAACATCATCACGATCACCTGATCTGCCTTGACTGTGGGAAAGTGATCGAGTTCAGCGACGATTCTATCGAAGCGCGCCAACGTGAGATCGCGTCAAAGCATGGTATTCGTTTAACGAACCATAGCCTCTATCTCTACGGGCACTGCGCCGAAGGCGATTGCCGCGAAGATGAACAGGCGCACAACGCGAAATAA
- the pgm gene encoding phosphoglucomutase (alpha-D-glucose-1,6-bisphosphate-dependent): MAIHNRAGQPAQQSDLINVAQLTAQYYVLKPEAGNAEHAVKFGTSGHRGSAGRHSFNEPHILAIAQAIAEERAKNGITGPCYVGKDTHALSEPAFISVLEVLAANGVDVIVQENNGFTPTPAVSNAILVHNKKGGALADGIVITPSHNPPEDGGIKYNPPNGGPADTDVTKVVEDRANALLADGLKGVKRLSLDAALASGHVKEQDLVQPFIEGLADIVDMAAIQKAGLTLGVDPLGGSGIEYWKRIGEHYKLNLTIVNDQVDQTFRFMHLDKDGAIRMDCSSECAMAGLLALRDKFDLAFANDPDYDRHGIVTPAGLMNPNHYLAVAINYLFQHRPQWGKEVAVGKTLVSSAMIDRVVNDLGRKLVEVPVGFKWFVDGLFDGSFGFGGEESAGASFLRFDGTPWSTDKDGIIMCLLAAEITAVTGKNPQEHYNELAARFGAPSYNRLQAGATSAQKAALSKLSPEMVSASTLAGDPITARLTAAPGNGASIGGLKVMTDNGWFAARPSGTEDAYKIYCESFLGEEHRKQIEKEAVEIVSEVLKNA; this comes from the coding sequence ATGGCAATCCACAACCGTGCAGGACAGCCTGCGCAACAAAGTGATTTGATTAACGTCGCCCAACTGACGGCGCAATATTATGTACTGAAACCAGAAGCAGGGAATGCTGAACACGCGGTGAAATTCGGTACCTCCGGACACCGTGGCAGTGCAGGTCGCCATAGCTTCAATGAACCGCATATTCTGGCGATTGCGCAGGCGATTGCCGAAGAGCGCGCGAAAAACGGCATTACCGGTCCTTGCTATGTGGGTAAAGATACTCACGCACTCTCCGAACCGGCGTTTATTTCGGTGCTGGAAGTGCTTGCGGCAAACGGGGTGGACGTGATTGTTCAGGAGAACAACGGTTTTACGCCAACGCCTGCCGTCTCAAACGCAATCCTGGTCCATAACAAAAAGGGCGGAGCGCTGGCGGATGGTATCGTCATCACCCCGTCGCATAACCCACCGGAAGATGGTGGCATTAAATACAATCCACCTAACGGCGGCCCTGCGGATACCGACGTCACTAAAGTCGTGGAAGACCGCGCGAATGCATTACTGGCAGATGGCCTGAAAGGGGTGAAACGTCTCTCTCTGGATGCGGCGCTGGCCTCCGGTCATGTTAAAGAACAGGATCTGGTGCAGCCTTTCATTGAAGGGTTGGCGGACATCGTCGATATGGCGGCGATCCAGAAAGCCGGCCTGACGCTGGGCGTGGATCCGCTGGGTGGTTCCGGTATCGAATACTGGAAGCGTATTGGTGAACATTACAAACTCAACCTGACCATCGTTAACGACCAGGTCGATCAGACTTTCCGCTTTATGCATCTCGATAAAGATGGCGCGATCCGCATGGACTGCTCCTCTGAATGTGCGATGGCTGGGCTGTTGGCGCTGCGTGATAAGTTCGATTTGGCGTTCGCAAACGACCCGGATTACGACCGTCATGGCATCGTAACCCCGGCGGGGCTGATGAACCCGAACCACTATCTGGCGGTGGCGATCAACTACCTGTTCCAGCATCGCCCGCAGTGGGGCAAAGAGGTGGCTGTCGGTAAAACGCTGGTGTCTTCGGCGATGATTGACCGCGTGGTTAACGACCTGGGCCGTAAGCTGGTAGAAGTTCCGGTTGGCTTTAAATGGTTCGTTGACGGTCTGTTTGACGGCAGCTTCGGCTTTGGTGGCGAAGAGAGCGCGGGCGCCTCTTTCCTGCGCTTCGACGGTACGCCGTGGTCTACGGACAAAGACGGGATCATCATGTGCCTGCTGGCGGCGGAAATCACCGCGGTTACCGGTAAGAACCCGCAGGAGCACTACAACGAATTGGCAGCCCGTTTCGGCGCACCAAGCTATAACCGTCTGCAGGCTGGCGCGACATCCGCGCAGAAGGCCGCGCTGTCGAAACTGTCTCCGGAAATGGTGAGCGCCAGTACGCTGGCCGGTGACCCAATCACCGCACGCCTGACCGCTGCACCGGGCAACGGCGCTTCGATTGGCGGGCTGAAGGTGATGACCGACAACGGCTGGTTTGCGGCGCGTCCGTCTGGCACGGAAGATGCGTATAAGATCTACTGTGAAAGCTTCCTCGGCGAAGAACATCGCAAGCAGATTGAGAAAGAAGCGGTTGAGATTGTCAGCGAAGTGCTGAAAAACGCATAA